In Streptomyces camelliae, the sequence GCCGGCCCACCACGATCGACTGGAGCAGCGGGCGCTTCCGCATCGTCACGCAGTCGATCGTCAGCGCCGGGAACGGCTCCTGCGGGGTGTAGAAGCCGGTGTGGTCGCCGAAGGGCCCCTCGGGCAGCATCTCGCCGGGCTCCAGCCAGCCCTCCAGCACGACCTCGGCGTTCGCCGGCACCTGGAGCGGGACCGTCTTGCAGTCGACCATCTCGATCCGCTTGCCCGCGATGAACCCGGCGAAGAGGTATTCGTCGATGTCACCGGGGAGCGGGGCGGTGGAGGCGTACGTCACGGCGGGCGGGCACCCGAAGGCGATGGCGACGGGCAGCCGCTCGCCCCTCCGCGCCGCCACCTGGTAGTGGTTCCGGCTGTCCTTGTGGATCTGCCAGTGCATGCCGATGGTGCGCTTGTCGTGGCGCTGGAGGCGGTACAGCCCGAGGTTGCGGATGCCCGTCTCCGGGTCCTTGGTGTGGGTGAGCCCCAGGTTGAAGAAGGAGCCGCCGTCCTTGGGCCAGGTGAACAGCGCCGGGAGCCGGTCGAGGTCGACCTCGTCCCCGCGCAGCACGACCTCCTGGACCGGGGCCTCCTTGATCTTCTTCGGCGGGACGTGCGCCATCGCGCCGAGCTTCCCGAAGGCCTCGCGCACCCCGACGAAGCCGTGCGGCAGCTCGGGCCGCAGCAGCCCGCCGATCTTCTCGGAGATCTCGCCGTACGACTTCAGGCCCAGCGCCTTCAGCAGGCGGCGGTCGGTGCCGAACACGTTCATCGCGAGGGGCATCGCCGAGCCCTTCACGTTCTCGAAGAGCAGGGCCGGTCCGCCGGACTTCTGCACCCGGTCGACGATCTCCCCGACTTCCAGGTAGGGATCGACCTCGGCCTTGATGCGCTTGAGGTCTCCCTCGCGCTCCAGCGCCCGGAGCAGGGAGCGAAGATCGTCGTAAGCCATGTGCCCAAGTATCGCCGACGTACCCCTTTGTCCATGCGCCCACCCCTGCCCGGCCGGGGCCCGGCCGCTCACCTGCTGTCGAGCATCGGCACACGGTGTTCGCCGGCCGAGCACTCCCATGCCGGTGCGTCATCGGCGGACACGGGGTGGAACCCGATCCGGTGGACCGGGCACACGGGCCACACCGTCCGGTAGCGGGCCATGACGTAGTCCTGCACCGCCTCGGCGGTCTCCACGGCGACGTCCGGCTCGCGGATCGCGCGGATCACGCTGTCGCCCACCTGCGTCAGCCCGGTCGGCTCACGGTCGTCCGGCGGGGAGGAGCAGAGCGCCTCTGCGACGGCGAGACCGGTCTCCCGTCTCGCCTGCCCGATGAAAAGGCGCATATAACGCTCCGCCAGCTCGATCCGCCGCCGCTGCACCAGCGGAGCGAGGTGTTCGGCGGGCAGTTCTCCGTTGTCCGTGAAGATTTTCCCCAGGAATTCCAGAAAGTCGTTCGAACCGCGCGTCTCACCGAGCCCGAGCCACAGCTCGTCGCACACCGCTCGCGCCCATGCCAGGAAAGCCCGGTCGGTGCGGGGATCGAACTCTTCGGCGGCCATGAGGTACTGCGCTCCTTCACAAGAGGCCGGGGGCCGGCCGCCGCTGTGCGTCGTTCTTGCCGCCCAGAGTCGCGATCCCCTCCCGAGTGATCATGACGGTGTCACCGGGGTCGAGGCGGCCGGTGAAGACTGAGCATGTGAACCACCCGCGCCACGGCGTCTGTCGGTATGTCAAGACCCCGGCGCGGCCGCCGCAGTGATCATGTTCACTCCCCCGCGGTCACCGGCTACCCTGGCCCGGTCACCGGGACCGGGTCACGTGTGGGGAGTTCGTACGAGCATGCTCAGATATCTGCCGTTCCTGCTGGTCCTGGCGCTGTGGATCTACGCCTTCGTGGACTGTCTGAACACCCCCGAGGCAGACGTGCGCCATCTGCCGAAGGTGGTGTGGGTGATCGTCATCCTGCTCTTCGGTGAGGTGCTGGTCGGACCGGTGGCCTGGCTGATCACCGGCAAGGTCCGGCAGCCGGCCCCGGCGGGCGGCGCCGTACCCGGACAGTGGGTCGCCCCCGACGACAACCCCGAGTTCCTCAAGTCATTGAACAGGGACGACCCCGAGAAGGGCTGAACCCGCACCGGAGTTCACTGGAAGACGGCCACGGGGTACTGGAGCACGACCTCGCGGGTGTCGGGGCGCCACGTCGTCACCTTGCCCAGGCAGTGGGCCTGGAACTGGCCCTCCGGCAACTGCCGCCCCGGGGAGCGCAGCCCGTCGACGCGCAGGACGACCCGCAGGTGCGCGGTGTGCGCGCCGTCGCCGTAGGGGGCCCGCATCACCAGCGTGTCGCCCAGCGAGTCCTGGGCCTCGAACCGGCCGGTGACCATGACGAACTCACCGATCTCGCTGAGGACCACCTCACCGGCGACCCCGGTCCCGGCGCCCCCGCCCCCGCTCCCGCTCCCGAGAAGGGCGCGGTTCGGCGTGACCGTGCCGGGCTCGTCCCGCCGCAGCCGCACCCGGACGAGCCCGTCCCCCCGCCGCAGGACGGACAGCAGCAGGCCGATCACCGAGATCGGCTCGCTCTCCTCGACGTACTTGGCGACGATCTCGGTGGTTCTGTCCCCGGTGAGCTGGAACATCAGCGACAGCAGCGGGATCGACGCCAGACACCCGGTGTTGCGCACGTTCCGTACCTCGACCTCCCTGCGCAGCGCCGACCGGTAGTTGCCCAGCTTGAACACGTCCAGGACCGCGTCGTTGTCCAGGTACAGCGGAAGGTAGTGAGGATCCTCGGGTGCCTTCCTGAGCCGCGTGAGGGCCCGCCGTACGACGAGCACGCCCAGCACGAGCAGGCCGGCGAAGGCCACCAGCCACCAGACCATCGCGCCCCACCAGGCGCTCCACCAGGTGCCGTCAAGAACAGCCACGGATCTCCTTGAACGCGGTGGACAGGGACTGTGCGCGGGCGTCGACCATGCGGCCGCCGGTCACCGAGGCGACCTGGCGCAGTTCGGCCGCGTCGGAGTCGCCGAAGTGGACGGGGTACGTGGCCACGGCGCGGACGTCGGCGGGCCGGGCCCGGTAGCGGCTGACGAAGGTCGCGCGGTCGATGCCCGCGTTGTTCTCGCCGTCGGTCATCAGCACGATGGACACCGCCCGTCCCGGGTCGTCGCGCAGGGCCTTCTCGGCGGTGGCGTACCCCTGGTCCAGGGCGGACCAGACGGCGGTGGCGCCGTCGTAGCCGCCGTCGGCGACGAAGTCCGTGAGGGACGTGAGGTCGGCGCCGCCGCGCACGGTGACCGTGCGTTGGTCCAGCGGGCGCCCGCCGAAGCGGATCACGGTCAGCCGCTCGCCCTGGTAGAAGCGGACGAACTTGCCGGTGGCGGAGGAGTCCGCCCCGCTGAGCCCCGCGAACGCGGCCCGCAGCGCGGTCGTACGGGAGCCGCGCATGGAGTCGGAGGAGTCCAGCAGGAAGATCACCTGGTCGGCGACGCGCCGCCGGGGGTCGCCGTAGTCGGCGAGCAGCCGGTCGAGGACGGCCGGGTCGTCCGGGAAGTACAGGGCGTTGTCCAGGGGGGCGGTGAGCCGGGGGTCGCGGGTGACGGAGGTGCTGACCGGGCGGCGCAGCGTGCGCCGCATGATCTCCCACTGGTGGTCGGCGGCGGTCAGCCACGTCACCACGCGGTCGTAGGCGTCCCGGCGGCGCTGGTCGAGCAGGAGCAGCGGATAGTCGGACAGCACCATGCCGTCGGCGGGGTGGACGATCTCCAGGGGCTGCTTCAGCCGGCCGGAGGCGTTCAGGGTGAGCAGTTCGGACTCGTAGGTGATCAGGGCGTTGGTACGGCCCGGGTGGCTCGCGAAGTCGTCCAGCAGGGCGTGGGAGCTCTCGGCGGTCAGGGTCTGCCCGGAGCGGAAGCCGCGCAGCCGGTCGCAGCTGACGTCCTCGGTGCGCAGTGCGCTGCCCGTGCCGGCCGCGGCGGTGGCGACGCCGACCAGTGCGGCGAGCCCGCTGTTGCTGTGCCGGGGGTCGGCCATGCCGAAGCGTACGGTGCCGGTGGCGGCGGCGTCGGCGAGGTCCGCCCAGGACAGGCGTCCGCCGGGCGCCTCGGCGCGCAGCGTGCGGGCCACGTCCTGGGTGAGGCCGACGACGACCGGGGAACGCATCGTCGACGTGCTCTGCACGACGGTGGCCGGGTGGCTCCCGGTGGCGGCCTGCTTGGCCTTCAGGCGGAAGTAGCGGTCGGAGGAGAGCCAGGCCAGGTCGTAGGAGTGGCGGCCGGTCAGCAGGGTGTCGCCGGCGTCGTTGGTCGGCCGGTAGTCCATGTCGAGGCGGACCCCGGTGTCCTGCCGGAGCCGGTCCAGCAGGGGCTCCATGTCGGCGAGTTCGTCGCTGGCCAGGACGTGCAGGGTGGTGTCCGGGCCGCCGCCCCCGCCGGAGCAGGAGACGAGACCGCCGAGCGCGGCGAGCAGGACCAGGCACAGGGCGGCCCGCAGCCCGCGGGCCCTCATGGCGCCTCCCCGCCGGACGTCGCCGACCGGTCCACGGGGGCGCAGTCGCCGACGGTCTCGATCATCTTCTCCAGCAGGTCGAGCCGGGGCAGCACCGCCTTGGTGTCGTCGTCCGACAGGACGGGCGCCTGGATGTGGTGGTCGGTGAGGAACCGGGTCAGCGCGTCGCTGGTGGCGGAGGCGCCCTCGGCGTCCCGGACCCGGAAGCCCAGCTCCATCGCCCGCTGCTGCAGCGCCGGGTCCGTGCTGATCAGGTCGCCGAGCCGGTCGCCGGCCGGGGTCAGCGCGATGAGCTGCGGCTCGGTGACGAACCGCACGGACGGGTAGAGCAGCACGCGCTCGTCGTCGAGGTGCCCGGTGTCGGCCTGGGTGTCGATCTGGTGGGCCAGGAACTGGTGCTCGTAGATCACCGCGATCGGCGCGATGCTCTTGCCCTCGGCGGAGACATAGGTCTCGTTCTTCTCGGAGGACGGCATGCCCTGGTCGTTGAGGAGGAGCCTTATCCGATCGGCGAACTGTGCCGCCTCGGCCGGACTCTGCGGGATGTTGTCGTGGTTCCACACGTAGGAGACAAGGCCCAGATAGGTGCCGGCGGAGTTGGCCTCGCAGATGTCGGAGGTCTGGGCGAGCACCTTGTTGCCGTTGTGGATGCCGTGCCGGTCGATGCCGAGCCTGTCCCAGCGGCGGCCGTCGGCGGTGGCCTGCAGGAACTTCTGCATGTTCAGCGAGTAGTAGAGCGGCTTCGCCCCGGCGGGCACCCCCGGTAACGGGGTCGCGATCCCGGCGTCCTGGAGCGTGTCGGCGTACTCGCGGTAGGTGCCGAGCACGATCGGGCTGACGAACGGGCGGTACGTCGTCGCCGGGTGGCCCTCGGCCGCGCGCTTCCTGGTGATCAGGTCGGCCGCCGGCTGCCCGGAGGGGAACACGACGTCGTAGCCGTCGTAGCTCTGCGCGGCGATCCCCCGTGAGCCCATGCGGGTGATGTGCACGCGGAAGCCGTGCCGGACGAGCAGCCGCTGGACCTCGGGATCCTCGAAGTAGTCGGCCTTCGAGGCCATCTTCGCCTCGATCGTGACGATGTGGGTGAAGGGCAGGCCGACATGGCCCTGGGCGAGGACGACGATCGCGCACAGGGCGGTGACCGCGGCAACGGCGCGCGGGATCCAGCGGCGCACCGCGGAGCCCGGCGAGGGCGCGACCGCGGGCGCCCCGACCCGCAGCCGGGGCTCGCTGGTCGAACGCGGTCTTCCGGTCTCGGCTCTGTCTGTGTCCACCCGTGTCTCCTGCGTCAGCCGGGACAGGATCGTCCGCGCACCGGACGATGCCCGGCGGAACGCCCGGCCAACGCCGGACGAAAGGAATGTGAAGATGACTCCCCATCAATTTCACTCGGCAGGACCGCACTTCGCTGTTCATAACGGCTTGCCACCCCCGAACCGACCTGTTGTTAATGGTCATCACTGAGCTACGAGCCACCGATTTGACCTCTGGGGGACGAAGACACATGCAGAACGGCCAGCCACCGGGGCCCCCGGCGCACGATCCACCGGCCGCGCCGACCGCCCCGCCGCCCGCTGCCCCGCCCACCGCACCCCCCGCACCGGCCCAGGCGCCGTACATGCCGGACGTACCCGCACCGCCCCGGCAGCCGGCCCCCGTCAGCGTCGAGCTGCGGGTCACCAAGCGGATCCTGTGGATCGGCGCGGCGGTGTATCCGCTGCACAACATCGCCCGCGTCTACACCTTCCTCATGCGTCCCAAGCGCAGAGAGGCCGTGATGCGGTTCCTGCGGTACACGGCCGGGTTGCTGATCACCGGGTTCGTCGTCATGCTGCCGGGCCTGCCCGTCCTCGCACTGAGCGGCGGGCAGAGCGGCGGCGGCTACATCGGGTTCATCTGGCTCGTCGGCATCGCCGCCGAGATCTTCTTCATCGTCGACCTGTGCTCGGTGCTGTTCGCCCCCAACCACTACGTCCTCGCGGTCGAGACCTCGGGCGCGTCCACCGCCCTGGTGACCAGTCGGGACCCGCAGTACCTGGACCAGCTCGTCGGCCAGATCTCCTACGCCATCGATCACCCGGACACCGAGTTCAAGGTGCTGGTGGAGAGCCTGCACTTCTCGCCCAGGAACTACTACTTCGGCGACAACGTCAACATGTACGGCGGCAGCGGAAACGTGGGGATCGGCGCATGAGCAACTACTACTACGGCGACAACGTCAACATGTACGGCGGCCAGGGCAACCAGGGCATCGTCAGGAACTACGGTGCCGCCGGCGCCGGGCAGGACCCGGCCCTGGCCGCGGCCCTCGCCGAACTGAACCGGCTCATCACCGAGTTGCGTACGCAGGTGACCGCACCCGACGCCCAGCTGCTGGACGACCACCTGCCCGCCCTCACCCCCGACGCCGCCGTACCGGCGCAAGCGCGGCGGGGCGCGCTGATGGCGATCGCCGGGATCGCGAACACCGTCGGCACGGTCGGCCAGCCGGTGGCCGAGGCGGTGCGCGCGATCATCGGGATGATCAGCGGGTAGCGGCCGTCACGGCGTCGGGGATCACGTCCTCGCCCAGCTCTGCGAGGACGCCCCCGACTGGCACGTCTGCTCGTTCACCCCGCCGCCGAAGGCGAGGTCGAGGCAGCCGCCGTCCATGACCGTGGCCAGGTGGTTGCCGGAGCCCGTCGTCCAGCGCAGATTGCTGCCGCCCTGCGAGCAGTCGCCGACGAAGACGGCCTGGCCGTTGCCGTTGGCGCTCAGGCAGGCGCCGGTGGAGACGTTGACGACCTTGACGCTGCCGCCGGCGGCGCTGCGGAAGGTCCAGCGGGCGGTGGAGTCCGAGCAGGAGCCGAGGCCGGTGGAGCCGTAGACCTGGGTCAGGCACTTGCCGTTCTCGCCGTTCTGCAGGTGGAAGGAGCCGGATCCAGTGCTTCCGCTTCCACCGGACGAGCTGCCCGTGCCGCCGGATCCTCCGGAGGTACCGGAGCCGCCGGAGGTGCCGGAGCCGCCGGAGGTACTGGAGCCTCCCGAGCTGCCGGAACCGGAACCGGAACCGGAGTCGCTGCCGCCGCCGCTCCCGCCGCTCCCGGTGCCGGATCCTCCGGTGGAGCCGTCCGTCTGCTGCTGGTTCCGGCCCGTCTTCGAGTCGTCCTTGCCGCCCTTGTCGTCCTTCTTCTTGTCGCTCGCCGGGGAGGCCGAGCCCTTCCCGCTCGGTGTGGACGATCCGGAGGGACTCGCCGAGGAGGCGCCGGGGCCGGGATCGGCCGGGGCGGAGACGGAGGCGCCCGGGGTGCCCGCGGCGCCGTTGCCACGGGCGTCGGTGGTGAAGGGGACCAGTTGGAAGGCGACAGTCGCCACTGCGGCGCCGACGACGATCGGTACGACGGCCAGGATCACGCGCTTGCGCCGCCGCTCCCGCTCGGGCCGCTGCCGCGCCTCCGGCCGGACCACGACCTCGGGCTCCTCTTCAGCGCTGGTGGGCTCAGGAGCGTCCCCCTCGTCCGCCCCCGCCTCCGCCTCCGCCTCCGGCACGTCCGCCGCGAACTCCGCCCGAGACGTGAGGTGTGCGGTGACGGCGGCGGGCCAGAGCGGGGAGCCGGAGTCGGTGGGAACGTGGGCGGCGGTCAGCTCGGCCAGCTCCGCCGCGGTCGGACGGCCCTCGGGGTCCTTGTCCAGGCAGGAGGCGACGACCGCGGCCAATTCCCGGTCGGATGCCCGCAGTTCGTCCAGGTCGGGCTGCTCGTGCACGATCCGGTACAGCACGCCGTGCCCGGACTCGTCGCCGAACGGCGGGCGGCCGGACCCCGCGTACGCCACCACGGACCCGAGCGCGAAGATGTCGACGGCGCCGGTCAACCGCCGTGCGCCGGAGGCCTGTTCGGGTGACATGTAGGCGGGGGTGCCGACGACCATGCCGGTCCGGGTCAGCTGGGACTGCTCGGCGGCGCGGGCGACGCCGAAGTCGATGAGGGTGACACCGTCGAGGGTCAGCATGACGTTGGACGGCTTGACGTCCCGGTGCACCATGTCCAGCGCGTGCACCGCCGCCAGCCCGGTCGCCGCGCGGTGCAGCAGCAGCCAGAGGGACTCGGCCGGAAGTGGTCCGCCGTGCGCCTCGACGGCCTCGCGCAGGGTCAGCCCGGGTACGTACGCGGTGGCGAACCACGGCGGCAGGGCGTCCCGGTCGCCGGCGAGCAGCGGCGCGGTGGCACCGGCGGGCAGCCGGGAGAGGTTGTCCAGTTCGTGTCCGAAGCGGCGGACGAAGTCCTTGTCCTCGCCGACGACGGACGGCAGGACCTGCTTGACGGCGGCGTACCGCCCCTGGTGCACACCGAGATAGACCCGCCCCATGCCGCCGGAGCCGAGGCGTCCGACCAGCGGGATCGGCCCGATCCGCCGCGGGTCGTCGTCCTGGAGCGGCTCGACTCCGCAGTGTTCCCCGTTCAAATCGTTCCCCCTGTTTCAGCGCGCGTAGGACCCGAGGCCCACCAGGCAGTACACATACTCGTTGACGGTCGCCCCGTTGATCGTGTAGCGCGAGGAAAAGGCGTACTGGGTCCGGGGGTTGTCGTTGCAGCGACTCATGTCCGAGGTCAGCGGAATACTCTCGATCACCTCGTAGTGCGCGTCGGACGCGGAGCAGGAGACCTCCTCCACGCCGCTGACGGACTGCGCGGTGGTGGAGTCCGGCAGGGTGCCGTTGAGGCAGGTGCCGGAAGTGTAAGGGCTGGGTTCCGGGCTCGGGCTGCTGTACGGGTCGGAGGACTCGTACGGATCACTGCTGGCGTAGGGGTCGCTGGTGTAAGGGGCACTGCTCGGCGTGAGCGGCTCGTACGTCCCCGAGTACGAGACCGACGGTGACGCACCGGCGTCGTCGGACGAACTTCCGCCACCTCCGCTGTGATTGACCACCACCAGAAGGATCACCACCAGGGCGACGACCCCGAGCACGCCCAGACAGGCGACACCCTGCTTCGGTGGCGGGGACGGCTGAGGCGACTGGGGTGACGACATGGGCGGCTCCCGAATGTGAGGATGTGCACCAGTGTGGTGCAGCAGAAGGCTGTTCTAAAATAGAGTTCTAGAAAATCATTCCACTATGAGCCGGAAACAACAACGCGGTGAAGCGACCGTGGAGACCCTCCTGGACGCCGCCCTGCGCGTGTACGCGGAGGCGGGGGACCAGGGGCTGACGGTGGGTGCCGTCACGAAGGCGAGCGGGGTGAGCCTGGGCAGCCTCTACCACCACTTCGGCAGCATCGACGGGCTGATGAACGCGCTGGTCATGCGCTGGCTGGAACGGCTGCTGGGCGAACTGGTCAAAGCCCTGGAGAACACCCGTACCGCCCACACGGGCATCCGGGCCCTGGTGCGCGCGTACCTGGACTTCGCGCAGGAGCACCGGGACGCCGCCCTGCTCCTGCACTCCTCCCACGCCGACCGCCAGGGCATGGCCGACGGCCGGCGCCTGCGGGACGCCCAGGAGGCCCGCCTGTCCCCGCTGGCCCAGTGGGCGGAACGTTACGTCGACGCCGGCGAGCTCGCCCCGCTGCCGGCGCCGCTGCTGGAGGCGCTGATCCTGGGCCCGGTGATCGGGGTGGCCCGGCGGTGGCTGTCCGGCGTGGACGACGTGGACCTCGACCAGGCGGCGGTGCTCCTGCCGGAGCGGATCTGGCGGGCGGTGAAGGCGGACTCACCGTAGGCGGACCCACCGCAGCCGAACCCACCGCATCCGGACTCACCGTAGGCGGACTCACCGTAGGCGGACTCACCACAGCCGAACCCACCGCATCCGGACTCACCGTAGGCGGACTCACCGTAGGCGGACGCGCCTTGCCCCCGTGCCTCACCGCCCCGCACAGTGGGGCCATGGACGAACGACTGGCCCGGGTCTGGCTCGCCACCGCCGTGGAGGAGGCCCGCGCCGGGCTGGCCGAGGGCGGGATCCCGATCGGGGCCGCGCTCTACGGGCCCGACGGCACTCTCCTCGGCCGCGGCCACAACCGCCGGGTCCAGGACGGCGATCCCTCGGCGCACGCCGAGACGGCCGCCTTCCGTGCGGCGGGCCGCCGACGCACCTACCGCGGCACGACCATGGTCACCACCCTCTCCCCCTGCTGGTACTGCAGCGGCCTGGTCCGCCAGTTCGGCATCTCCCGCGTGGTGATCGGCGAGGCCACCACCTTCCACGGCGGCCACGACTGGCTCGCCGGACACGGCGTCGAGATCCTGGTCCTGGCGGACCCCGAGTGCGTCGCGCTGATGCGCGCCTTCGCCCAGGACAACCCGGAACTGTGGCAGGAGGACATCGGTGAGTGAACCGCCCGGCCTCACCGTCGGTTAATCAATCCCGCGTTCGTCCCGCCACCCGTTCCGCTGAAATGGACCGGACACGCATGTCCCCGCCCCGTCCCCCGGCATTGCCTTGAGGGGGGCCCGCATCCAGGGGCCCCCTTCTGTGATGGGAGACGCGTGCGAATCACTGACATCCAGCGCTGCGAGGTCCGGCCGGGACGGCTCGTCGAGTGGACGCTGAGCCCGGCGACCGTGGCGGCGGCGACGGCGCTCCCGGAGGACTCCAGGCCCCCCGCCTACATCCAGGAGTCGCACATCCGGACCGCCCGGCGCGTCCGGGAGGACGGGCTGTTCGTGCCGACCTGGCTCGGCACCGCCTTCGACCTGCCGGGCCCGGTCGACCTCGATGTGCTCCAGGAGGCCCTGCGCGCCTGGACGGTCCGGCACGAGACGCTGCGCAGCGGCTTCCGCTGGGCCGGGGACACCGGGGACGAGCTGCGCCGGTTCACCCTCGACGCCGCCGATGTGTCCCTGCACCGGGAGGACGCCGGTGACTTCCCGGACGCCGACGAGCTCGTCTGGCATCTCCAGGGGCGGTTCGACTCCGTCGCGGACGCGCTGCGCTGGCCCAACCTCATCTACACCGCCGTCGTACGGGACGACGGCGTCAGCGTGTACATGGCCTTCGACCACAGCAACGTCGACGCCTACTCCCTGCACCGCGTCCCCGCCGAGGTGCACGAGCTGTACGCCGCCGGTCTGGCCGGTGCCGCGCCCGACTCGCCCGGACCGGTGGCCAGTTACGTCGACTTCTGCCAGATCGAGCGGGCGGACGCGGACGGCATCGACGCCCGGCACACGATCGTGGAGCGCTGGCGTGACTTCATCCGGCGCTGCGACGGAATGCTGCCGGGCTTCCCCGTGGACCTCGGGCTGGCACCGGGCGGGCCGCTGCCGCGCCAGCGGATGCTGTGCGAGGCCCTGGCCGACGCGGACGGGGCGGCGGCGTTCGAGGCGTACTGCAGGCCTTACGGCGGCAGCCAGGTCGGCCTGCTGGCCGCGACCGCGCTGATCGTGCACGAGCTGGGCGGGCAGCCGGTGTACCGGACCGTGGTGCCGTTCCACACCCGGGTGAAGTCGCGGTGGAGCGACTCGGTCGGCTGGTACGTCGGAGGCGCCCCGATCGAGGTCCCGGTCGACGGTACGACGGGCCTGCGGGAGGCCATGCGGGCGGTGCGGGACGAGCTGCGCGCGAGCCGGCCGCTGTCCCGGATGCCGCTGGCCCGGGTGCTGAGCCTGCTCGGCGCGGACTTCCGGCCGACCTCGCCGGACCTGTACTCGATCGTCTCCTACTGCGACACCCGGTCCATTCCGGGCGCCGGCCTCTGGGCCGAGCAGCGGGCGCACGGGCTGATCCGGGTGTCGTACGGCGACCAGGTGTGCGTGTGGGTGAACCGGCTGCACGAGGGGCTGTGGCTGGCGAGCCGCTATCCGGACACGGACGTCGCGGCGAAGAACCTGCGGCTGTACGTGGAGCGGCTGCGTGATCACATCGCCTCGGTCCAGCACAGCGGTCTCACCGCCGCGTCCTGACCGGCCTCTCCTGACCCGGAACAGACATCGCCGGATTTCGTAACCCAACGGACACCACTGGCCCTGGCCCGAAGCAACTACCCCTTCCTACACTGCTGTTGAGGGGGCGATCGTTTGAGGGGGGCGATCGGGTGGGCAGACGGTTGCACGGGCGCGGGGCGCTGTTCGATGCCGATCCGGCCGGTCTGGCCCCGCGGCTCATCGGCCTGCGCCCCCATCACCATCGCGCCACCGCCCTGGAGCATCCCGGCGAGCCGCCGTTCGTGGTGCTCACCGGGGCGCGCGGGCTGGGCAAGAGCGCGGTCCTCGGCGAGTTCCGGGAGGCCTACGCCGGGCACACCCCGGTCGCGTTGATCGACTGCGCGCAGGAGCAGTTCGCCCGGCCGCCCGCGGAGCGGCCCGCCGCGTCCTGGTCGCCGCTCGCGCAGGCGCTGCTGGTGATCGCCGAGCAGCTCGCGGAGCCGGTGACCGGCGCCGGCCGGATCACCTTCCCGCGGCTGATGTCGGGCCTGGTCGCGGTGGCCGCCGGCGGCTGGGGCGAGGCCGACTCGGAGCGGATCCGCCGCGAGGTGGAGCGGATCCTGCTGCTGAACGAGAGCGGCTCGCGCTTCGGCGGGTTCGCCGGCCGCTGGGCCGGAAAGGTCGCGGCCAAGGTGGTCGCCGCGGCCACCGGCACCGGCCCGCTGGTGTCGGGCGCGATCGAGGCGACCCTGGAGGCGATCGCCGAGGGGTTCGCCGGCCGGCGGCACCAGAAGGCGTCCGTGTGGTACCGGACGTATCCGAACGCGGGCGGGCACGCGAAGCGCGGGCTGATCCTGCTCTCCCAGCACTTCCACGAGGGCGGCCCCGCCCGCGAGCACGCCGA encodes:
- a CDS encoding nucleoside deaminase, translated to MDERLARVWLATAVEEARAGLAEGGIPIGAALYGPDGTLLGRGHNRRVQDGDPSAHAETAAFRAAGRRRTYRGTTMVTTLSPCWYCSGLVRQFGISRVVIGEATTFHGGHDWLAGHGVEILVLADPECVALMRAFAQDNPELWQEDIGE
- a CDS encoding condensation domain-containing protein — translated: MRITDIQRCEVRPGRLVEWTLSPATVAAATALPEDSRPPAYIQESHIRTARRVREDGLFVPTWLGTAFDLPGPVDLDVLQEALRAWTVRHETLRSGFRWAGDTGDELRRFTLDAADVSLHREDAGDFPDADELVWHLQGRFDSVADALRWPNLIYTAVVRDDGVSVYMAFDHSNVDAYSLHRVPAEVHELYAAGLAGAAPDSPGPVASYVDFCQIERADADGIDARHTIVERWRDFIRRCDGMLPGFPVDLGLAPGGPLPRQRMLCEALADADGAAAFEAYCRPYGGSQVGLLAATALIVHELGGQPVYRTVVPFHTRVKSRWSDSVGWYVGGAPIEVPVDGTTGLREAMRAVRDELRASRPLSRMPLARVLSLLGADFRPTSPDLYSIVSYCDTRSIPGAGLWAEQRAHGLIRVSYGDQVCVWVNRLHEGLWLASRYPDTDVAAKNLRLYVERLRDHIASVQHSGLTAAS